DNA from Massilia antarctica:
TTGACCGGCGCCGGCAGGGGCGCGCTATCGATGCGCGCCAGGTCCCACCAGAGATACGGCGCAGCAAGTGGCGCGCGGCGCGACAGCGATACCTGAAACGGCGCGATGTGCAGCCGGTAGTGCGTGAATACGTGCACCAGCGGCAGCAGCGCCGACATCTCTTCCACCTCGCCGAAGGCAGCGGCCAGCGGCGCCACCGCGTCGATGGTGAGCGCGCCGCGCACGGCGTGGCCATCGACTTCCGGCAGCGACATCAGCCCGCCCCAGATGCCGCTCTGCGCGCGCTGTTCCAGCAGCACGTGGCCGCCCTCGATCACCACCAGCAAGGTCGCCTGCTTCTCGGGAATGGTCTTTTTCGGTTTGCGCACCGGCAGTTCGGCCGTGCGTCCGGTCGCATGGGCCACGCAGCGCTCGCGCAGCGGGCAGCGCGGGCAATCGGGCTTGCTGCGCGTGCACAAGGTCGCCCCCAGGTCCATCAAGCCCTGCGTATATGATTCGATGCCCGATTCGATACCCTCGGCCGGCAGCAGCGCTTCCGCGCGCCGCCACAAGCCATCTTCGACCGCCTTCACGCCGGGGAATTCATCGATGCCGAATACGCGCGCAAACACACGCTTGACGTTACCGTCCAGGATGGCGGCGCGCGTGCCGCTGGAAAACGCGGAAATGGCCGCCGCCGTCGAACGGCCGATGCCGGGCAAATCGGCCAGCAGGGCCGGGTCGCTTGGGAACACGCCGCCGTATTCGTCGACCACGCGCCTGGCGCAGGCATGCAGGTTGCGCGCCCGCGTGTAGTAGCCAAGGCCGCTCCACTGGGCCATCACCTCTTCCGATGGCGCCGCCGCCAGGTCGTGCAGGGTAGGGAAGCGCTCCAGGAAGCGCGCATAGTAAGCCAGTACCGCGGCCACCTGCGTTTGCTGCAGCATGATCTCGGACAACCAGATACGGTAAGCGTCGCGCGTGTTCTGCCAGGGCAGGGCATGGCGCCCGTGCGACTTTTGCCAGTCGATGACGGCAGCGGAAAACGAGGGGTCTTCCAGCTGCCCGAACTCGGTCAGTCTTTTCACGCCGCCGCTTCGAATGCCGCCGCCGTGGAACGCTGCATGGCCGATTCGACGTTGCCGGCCAGGTCGTTCAAACGCGCCTTGACCTTCTCCAGCGCGAACTGGCTGGCCTCGAACGATTCGATCTTGGTTTCCAGGCTGTCGGTCGCATCGTGGATGCGCTGGATCGATGCCAGGCGGTGCTTGAGCTGGTCCTTGTGCTGGCGGATCTGCGCTTCGAGCGGCGACATGATCACCTTCAGCCAGGCCTCGACGTCGGCGTTGGCGGCGCGGTAGCTGCGCCGCACGCGCGAGGCGATCGAATCGAAAAAGCGCTCGATCACGGCATCGCGGCTGGTGATGAGCAAGGTCGTGGTGCCGAACTGCTTGACGTAGACCTCTTCGATGGCATCGACTTCCTTGCGGTATTTGTCGAGCGAGAGCGTCATCGGCACCGCAAGGCTCAGGCCATGTTCGGCGGCGAATTTACGGTACATCATTTCCATCATCTCGCTGATCTCGGCGATCTTGCCGTTCGAGACAGCCAGATTGGCGCGCGCCTGGTCGAAGAAATGCTTGACCGGGCCGCGAATGCCGGTGGTGACGAAGCGCGACGCGGCCATCGCTTCGCGCACGGCGGCGATTTCCTTGTGTACGATGTCCATGCCCAAGGTCGTGTACAGCTCCGTGGACAGGCGCGCGAACACGGCGCGCGTGCCCTGCAGCTTGAACAGGCTGCCGTCGAATTCCTTCTTCTCGACTTCGACCCGGCGCATCATGTGCGCGATCACGCCCTGGTTCTTGCCGCGCAAGCTTTTCAGTTCCTGCAGCTGCTCGACGATGTCGCGGATGCGCGCGCCAATAGTGGCCTGCTGGATGCTCACCACCGCATTGAGGTCGTCCGAAAGCTGCTTGCGGATGATGTCCTGCTTGGCCGGAATCAGTTCGTTGAACAGGGCCGCTTCCAGCGCGCCCAGGCGGCTTTTTTCGAGCAGCGCCATGTCGCCGTTGATCTTGCCGACCAGCGCCTTTTGCGCCGACACCGGGAATACCTGGCGCGGCTCCAGGGCCAGCATGTGCGCCACGGTGGTTTGCTGGCGTTCGATCTCGGCATCGTTCTCGGCCTCGGTCTTGAGCTCATCCCACATCGCGTCGATCTTGTTCATGACCACGATGCGGCCGGCACCGGCGCCGATGTGCGTGCGCCAGACTTCGATGTCGCTCTTGGTCACGCCCGTTTCGGCGGCCAGGATGAACAGCACCGCGTGCGCGTTCGGAATCAGGTTCAGGGTCAGTTCCGGCTCGGTGCCGATCGCGTTCAGGCCAGGCGTGTCGAGAATGACCAGGCCTTGTTTCAGCAGCGGGTGAGGGAAGTTGATGATGGCGTGGCGCCACAGCGAAATTTCGATCTCGCCGTTATCGTCAAGGGTGGCGGCGACGTCCGGGTCGGTCTCGTCGAACAGGCCATAGCGCTTGGCTTCCTCGACCTTGACATGCTTGGTCATGCTGACCTGCTTGAAGGTCTCGTGCATTTCCTCGCC
Protein-coding regions in this window:
- the mutY gene encoding A/G-specific adenine glycosylase is translated as MKRLTEFGQLEDPSFSAAVIDWQKSHGRHALPWQNTRDAYRIWLSEIMLQQTQVAAVLAYYARFLERFPTLHDLAAAPSEEVMAQWSGLGYYTRARNLHACARRVVDEYGGVFPSDPALLADLPGIGRSTAAAISAFSSGTRAAILDGNVKRVFARVFGIDEFPGVKAVEDGLWRRAEALLPAEGIESGIESYTQGLMDLGATLCTRSKPDCPRCPLRERCVAHATGRTAELPVRKPKKTIPEKQATLLVVIEGGHVLLEQRAQSGIWGGLMSLPEVDGHAVRGALTIDAVAPLAAAFGEVEEMSALLPLVHVFTHYRLHIAPFQVSLSRRAPLAAPYLWWDLARIDSAPLPAPVKKLLLDLSAPSLF
- a CDS encoding dynamin family protein, whose translation is MVQDFEQYSAWRQDVAMALEKYQMWVNAAELADAATEQRIARALARLADDRLSVAFVAEFSRGKSELINAIFFADYGQRILPSAAGRTTMCPTELMYDPAFPPCIRLLPIETRASNLSTSDYRDDPAAWTVLPLALDAGEEMHETFKQVSMTKHVKVEEAKRYGLFDETDPDVAATLDDNGEIEISLWRHAIINFPHPLLKQGLVILDTPGLNAIGTEPELTLNLIPNAHAVLFILAAETGVTKSDIEVWRTHIGAGAGRIVVMNKIDAMWDELKTEAENDAEIERQQTTVAHMLALEPRQVFPVSAQKALVGKINGDMALLEKSRLGALEAALFNELIPAKQDIIRKQLSDDLNAVVSIQQATIGARIRDIVEQLQELKSLRGKNQGVIAHMMRRVEVEKKEFDGSLFKLQGTRAVFARLSTELYTTLGMDIVHKEIAAVREAMAASRFVTTGIRGPVKHFFDQARANLAVSNGKIAEISEMMEMMYRKFAAEHGLSLAVPMTLSLDKYRKEVDAIEEVYVKQFGTTTLLITSRDAVIERFFDSIASRVRRSYRAANADVEAWLKVIMSPLEAQIRQHKDQLKHRLASIQRIHDATDSLETKIESFEASQFALEKVKARLNDLAGNVESAMQRSTAAAFEAAA